One window of the Anolis sagrei isolate rAnoSag1 chromosome 5, rAnoSag1.mat, whole genome shotgun sequence genome contains the following:
- the LIN54 gene encoding protein lin-54 homolog isoform X1 has product MEVVSAEVNSLLPEEIMDTSITPEDDENIEAVIVGESIPMEMELEGMTNVTLVGDSTTAATSSLATEIVTVPSNCVSLVTGNAPVAKTETGVSVQPPFQSGLQKLGTQTPVTISANQIILNKATDLKIGKQTIKQDGQKLIVTTLGKPGQPIVLALPHSQLSQSQKATSQVQTGDSKVPAQQFKVVTIGGRAEVQPILGLSPLTPGSQLVNTTTQSSVLPTQQLKAVQIAKKTRTPTSAPVITKLIFTKPINSKAVTGQTTQVSPIIAGRVLSHTTPGTPPKTVTISESGVIGTSISSSIQQAPNKIAISPLKSPNKQLTVVSVAPQPPSSPQKTVGVPLNVALGQQILAVQHSTPSSPGKAVANSTTAQAVKSAVQTLTVGGVSTSQFKTIIPLATAPNVQQIQVPGSKFHYVRLVTATTASSSAQPATQNPSTSTAPLQQAKPMVVNATPVRMSVPIVPATQTVKQVAPKPINTTSQIVTTSQPQQRLIMPATPLPQIQPNLTNLPPGTVLAPAPGAGNVGYAVLPAQYVTQLQQSSYVSIASNASLSGTSGIQTQARLPFNGVISSESANRPRKPCNCTKSLCLKLYCDCFANGEFCNNCNCANCYNNLDHENDRQKAIKACLDRNPEAFKPKIGKGKEGESDRRHSKGCNCKRSGCLKNYCECYEAKIMCSSICKCIGCKNFEESPERKTLMHLADAAEVRVQQQTAAKTKLSSQISDLLTRPAPVLTSGGGRLPFTFVTKEVADATCDCLLAQAEQAEKAGKSKAAAERIILEEFGRCLMRIINSAGKSKSDPCAMNC; this is encoded by the exons ATGGAGGTGGTGTCAGCAGAAGTTAACAGCTTGCTACCTGAAGAAATCATGGACACGAGTATAACCCCGGAAGATGATGAGAACATTGAGGCTGTAATTGTGGGTGAGAGTATTCCTATGGAAATGGAACTGGAAGGAATGACAAATGTAACCTTAGTTGGTGATTCTACTACGGCTGCTACATCGTCCCTCGCGACCGAGATTGTCACGGTTCCCAGCAACTGTGTGAGCCTTGTCACTGGCAATGCTCCTGTTGCAAAAACCGAAACGGGTGTGAGTGTGCAACCTCCCTTTCAAAGTGGCCTCCAAAAACTGGGTACACAGACACCCGTCACTATATCCGCCAATCAGATCATCTTAAACAAGGCAACGGACTTGAAAATTGGCAAACAGACTATAAAACAGGATGGACAAAAGCtcattgtaacaactttggggaAGCCTGGGCAACCAATTGTTCTCGCTCTGCCCCACAGTCAGCTGTCACAGTCTCAAAAAGCTACGTCACAGGTGcaaacaggcgactcaaaggTCCCTGCACAGCAGTTCAAGGTGGTAACAATCGGAGGACGGGCAGAGGTGCAGCCTATCCTTGGCTTGTCACCTTTGACTCCAGGGAGCCAGCTAGTAAATACTACCACCCAGTCCTCTGTATTGCCGACACAACAACTTAAAGCAGTGCAG aTTGCTAAGAAAACTAGGACACCAACCTCAGCCCCAGTAATAACAAAGTTGATCTTCACAAAACCCATCAATAGCAAAGCAGTTACAGGACAGACAACCCAAGTGTCACCGATCATTGCAg gtagagttctttctcacactaCTCCGGGGACACCCCCAAAGACTGTAACTATCTCAGAAAGTGGAGTTATTGGGACTTCTATAAGTTCTTCTATACAGCAGGCACCAAACAAGATAGCAATTTCTCCCTTGAAATCCCCCAACAAG CAGCTAACGGTGGTGTCAGTCGCCCCACAACCTCCAAGCTCCCCACAGAAAACAGTTGGCGTCCCACTAAATGTTGCCTTGGGGCAGCAGATTCTGGCCGTGCAGCATTCCACACCATCTTCCCCGGGAAAAGCTGTAGCAAACAGTACAACTGCTCAG GCTGTGAAATCTGCAGTACAAACCCTGACTGTAGGTGGAGTGAGCACGTCTCAGTTTAAGACCATAATTCCTTTGGCAACAGCACCCAACGTCCAGCAGATTCAGGTACCTGGAAGCAAATTTCATTATGTTCGGCTTGTAACTGCCACAACAGCCAGCAGCTCAGCACAACCAGCCACTCAGAACCCCAGCACCAGCACAGCACCCCTTCAGCAAG CTAAGCCAATGGTGGTGAATGCAACCCCGGTGCGGATGTCGGTCCCAATTGTTCCAGCAACACAGACAGTGAAACAA GTGGCACCCAAACCAATTAACACAACTTCACAGATAGTGACCACAAGCCAGCCCCAGCAAAGACTCATTATGCCCGCCACGCCACTGCCACAGATCCAACCAAACCTCACCAACCTTCCCCCAGGAACTGTCCTGGCCCCAGCTCCTGGTGCAGGAAATGTGGGATATGCAGTTCTCCCGGCTCAATACGTCACACAG CTGCAGCAGTCATCCTATGTATCCATAGCAAGCAACGCCAGTCTTAGTGGGACATCTGGTATCCAGACCCAAGCCCGACTGCCATTTAATGG GGTAATTTCTTCTGAATCTGCAAATCGTCCCAGAAAGCCATGCAACTGTACAAAATCACTGTGTCTTAAACT GTATTGTGATTGCTTTGCCAATGGCGAGTTCTGCAACAACTGCAACTGTGCAAATTGTTACAACAACCTGGATCATGAAAATGATAGACAAAAAGCAATCAAG GCCTGCCTTGATAGAAACCCTGAAGCATTCAAGCCCAAaatagggaagggaaaagaaggtgaATCGGACAGGCGGCATAGCAAAGGTTGCAACTGCAAGCGGTCTGGATGCCTCAAAAACTATTGTGAATGTTATGAG GCGAAGATTATGTGTTCTTCAATCTGCAAATGCATTGGCTGCAAGAACTTTGAGGAAAGTCCAGAGCGGAAGACATTGATGCATTTAGCCGACGCTGCAGAAGTACGAGTCCAGCAACAAACGGCTGCAAAAACAAAGCTATCCTCGCAGATTTCCGACCTGCTGACAAGGCCAGCACCAGTACTCACCAGTGGTGGGGGAAG
- the LIN54 gene encoding protein lin-54 homolog isoform X2, giving the protein MEVVSAEVNSLLPEEIMDTSITPEDDENIEAVIVGESIPMEMELEGMTNVTLVGDSTTAATSSLATEIVTVPSNCVSLVTGNAPVAKTETGVSVQPPFQSGLQKLGTQTPVTISANQIILNKATDLKIGKQTIKQDGQKLIVTTLGKPGQPIVLALPHSQLSQSQKATSQVQTGDSKVPAQQFKVVTIGGRAEVQPILGLSPLTPGSQLVNTTTQSSVLPTQQLKAVQIAKKTRTPTSAPVITKLIFTKPINSKAVTGQTTQVSPIIAGRVLSHTTPGTPPKTVTISESGVIGTSISSSIQQAPNKIAISPLKSPNKLTVVSVAPQPPSSPQKTVGVPLNVALGQQILAVQHSTPSSPGKAVANSTTAQAVKSAVQTLTVGGVSTSQFKTIIPLATAPNVQQIQVPGSKFHYVRLVTATTASSSAQPATQNPSTSTAPLQQAKPMVVNATPVRMSVPIVPATQTVKQVAPKPINTTSQIVTTSQPQQRLIMPATPLPQIQPNLTNLPPGTVLAPAPGAGNVGYAVLPAQYVTQLQQSSYVSIASNASLSGTSGIQTQARLPFNGVISSESANRPRKPCNCTKSLCLKLYCDCFANGEFCNNCNCANCYNNLDHENDRQKAIKACLDRNPEAFKPKIGKGKEGESDRRHSKGCNCKRSGCLKNYCECYEAKIMCSSICKCIGCKNFEESPERKTLMHLADAAEVRVQQQTAAKTKLSSQISDLLTRPAPVLTSGGGRLPFTFVTKEVADATCDCLLAQAEQAEKAGKSKAAAERIILEEFGRCLMRIINSAGKSKSDPCAMNC; this is encoded by the exons ATGGAGGTGGTGTCAGCAGAAGTTAACAGCTTGCTACCTGAAGAAATCATGGACACGAGTATAACCCCGGAAGATGATGAGAACATTGAGGCTGTAATTGTGGGTGAGAGTATTCCTATGGAAATGGAACTGGAAGGAATGACAAATGTAACCTTAGTTGGTGATTCTACTACGGCTGCTACATCGTCCCTCGCGACCGAGATTGTCACGGTTCCCAGCAACTGTGTGAGCCTTGTCACTGGCAATGCTCCTGTTGCAAAAACCGAAACGGGTGTGAGTGTGCAACCTCCCTTTCAAAGTGGCCTCCAAAAACTGGGTACACAGACACCCGTCACTATATCCGCCAATCAGATCATCTTAAACAAGGCAACGGACTTGAAAATTGGCAAACAGACTATAAAACAGGATGGACAAAAGCtcattgtaacaactttggggaAGCCTGGGCAACCAATTGTTCTCGCTCTGCCCCACAGTCAGCTGTCACAGTCTCAAAAAGCTACGTCACAGGTGcaaacaggcgactcaaaggTCCCTGCACAGCAGTTCAAGGTGGTAACAATCGGAGGACGGGCAGAGGTGCAGCCTATCCTTGGCTTGTCACCTTTGACTCCAGGGAGCCAGCTAGTAAATACTACCACCCAGTCCTCTGTATTGCCGACACAACAACTTAAAGCAGTGCAG aTTGCTAAGAAAACTAGGACACCAACCTCAGCCCCAGTAATAACAAAGTTGATCTTCACAAAACCCATCAATAGCAAAGCAGTTACAGGACAGACAACCCAAGTGTCACCGATCATTGCAg gtagagttctttctcacactaCTCCGGGGACACCCCCAAAGACTGTAACTATCTCAGAAAGTGGAGTTATTGGGACTTCTATAAGTTCTTCTATACAGCAGGCACCAAACAAGATAGCAATTTCTCCCTTGAAATCCCCCAACAAG CTAACGGTGGTGTCAGTCGCCCCACAACCTCCAAGCTCCCCACAGAAAACAGTTGGCGTCCCACTAAATGTTGCCTTGGGGCAGCAGATTCTGGCCGTGCAGCATTCCACACCATCTTCCCCGGGAAAAGCTGTAGCAAACAGTACAACTGCTCAG GCTGTGAAATCTGCAGTACAAACCCTGACTGTAGGTGGAGTGAGCACGTCTCAGTTTAAGACCATAATTCCTTTGGCAACAGCACCCAACGTCCAGCAGATTCAGGTACCTGGAAGCAAATTTCATTATGTTCGGCTTGTAACTGCCACAACAGCCAGCAGCTCAGCACAACCAGCCACTCAGAACCCCAGCACCAGCACAGCACCCCTTCAGCAAG CTAAGCCAATGGTGGTGAATGCAACCCCGGTGCGGATGTCGGTCCCAATTGTTCCAGCAACACAGACAGTGAAACAA GTGGCACCCAAACCAATTAACACAACTTCACAGATAGTGACCACAAGCCAGCCCCAGCAAAGACTCATTATGCCCGCCACGCCACTGCCACAGATCCAACCAAACCTCACCAACCTTCCCCCAGGAACTGTCCTGGCCCCAGCTCCTGGTGCAGGAAATGTGGGATATGCAGTTCTCCCGGCTCAATACGTCACACAG CTGCAGCAGTCATCCTATGTATCCATAGCAAGCAACGCCAGTCTTAGTGGGACATCTGGTATCCAGACCCAAGCCCGACTGCCATTTAATGG GGTAATTTCTTCTGAATCTGCAAATCGTCCCAGAAAGCCATGCAACTGTACAAAATCACTGTGTCTTAAACT GTATTGTGATTGCTTTGCCAATGGCGAGTTCTGCAACAACTGCAACTGTGCAAATTGTTACAACAACCTGGATCATGAAAATGATAGACAAAAAGCAATCAAG GCCTGCCTTGATAGAAACCCTGAAGCATTCAAGCCCAAaatagggaagggaaaagaaggtgaATCGGACAGGCGGCATAGCAAAGGTTGCAACTGCAAGCGGTCTGGATGCCTCAAAAACTATTGTGAATGTTATGAG GCGAAGATTATGTGTTCTTCAATCTGCAAATGCATTGGCTGCAAGAACTTTGAGGAAAGTCCAGAGCGGAAGACATTGATGCATTTAGCCGACGCTGCAGAAGTACGAGTCCAGCAACAAACGGCTGCAAAAACAAAGCTATCCTCGCAGATTTCCGACCTGCTGACAAGGCCAGCACCAGTACTCACCAGTGGTGGGGGAAG